A portion of the Bulleidia sp. zg-1006 genome contains these proteins:
- the murF gene encoding UDP-N-acetylmuramoyl-tripeptide--D-alanyl-D-alanine ligase, which translates to MIGMSLLLSVMYRFQNQFHITIKPLVLTSRVKRQLFISFLLVGLTIFSFIYFRLDFLWLLCLTLSPWLYMYLVGWLTYPFEKAIQQYYIHLGKKRLYAQTDLIKIGITGSYGKTSTKNIIHSIVREEYNALMTPASYNTPMGITMTIRHYLKPIHQVFICEMGADHRGEIKRLMKYVQPQIGVVTSIGPQHLLTFGSLENIIAEKMQMIECLPKENGLGVINLDNPYIRQYKVKNKVPLISFGIQSKDADYRAVKINYTATGSYFTVIHAQEEVRFHTKLLGELNIMNILSGIVVSRHLGVSWKSLQRAVANMEQVEHRLELKKMNGYRFIDDAFNANPIGAKISLEVLSMMPGKRYIITPGMIDLGKKQDEYNREFGKQMKHFVDEVILVGPKQTKAIQEGLAEMNFDSEHIHVYQTVKEAFSYVYEHANEHDTILLENDLPEAFSR; encoded by the coding sequence ATGATAGGGATGAGTCTTTTGTTGTCAGTTATGTATCGTTTCCAAAATCAATTTCATATCACTATCAAGCCTTTGGTATTGACATCGAGAGTGAAAAGGCAACTGTTCATTTCTTTTCTGTTAGTAGGGCTAACCATCTTTAGTTTTATTTATTTCCGTTTGGATTTTTTATGGTTGCTTTGTTTGACTTTAAGTCCTTGGCTTTATATGTACCTAGTGGGTTGGTTGACTTATCCATTTGAAAAGGCAATTCAACAGTATTATATTCATTTAGGCAAGAAACGCTTATACGCTCAAACAGATTTAATTAAAATTGGAATTACAGGTAGTTATGGTAAAACCAGTACAAAAAACATTATTCATTCCATCGTTCGGGAAGAATACAATGCTTTAATGACGCCGGCTTCCTATAACACACCAATGGGTATTACGATGACCATTCGTCATTATTTAAAACCAATTCATCAGGTTTTCATTTGCGAAATGGGTGCCGACCATAGGGGAGAAATTAAGCGTTTGATGAAATACGTTCAACCACAAATTGGGGTTGTGACTTCAATTGGTCCCCAGCATTTATTGACCTTTGGTTCTTTAGAAAATATCATTGCTGAAAAAATGCAGATGATAGAATGCTTACCAAAAGAAAATGGCTTAGGGGTTATTAATTTAGATAATCCTTATATTCGTCAATATAAAGTGAAGAATAAGGTTCCTTTAATTAGTTTTGGTATTCAATCGAAGGATGCGGATTATCGCGCTGTGAAAATCAATTATACGGCAACGGGATCCTATTTCACTGTCATTCATGCACAAGAAGAAGTTCGGTTTCATACAAAGCTATTAGGTGAGTTGAATATCATGAATATCTTAAGTGGTATTGTGGTGTCTCGCCATTTAGGTGTTTCTTGGAAATCCTTGCAAAGAGCAGTGGCTAATATGGAACAAGTGGAGCATCGCTTAGAATTAAAAAAGATGAATGGCTATCGGTTTATTGATGATGCCTTTAATGCAAATCCGATTGGTGCGAAGATATCCTTGGAAGTATTATCAATGATGCCGGGGAAGCGTTATATTATCACTCCTGGTATGATTGACTTAGGTAAGAAGCAAGATGAATACAATCGTGAATTTGGCAAACAAATGAAGCATTTTGTGGATGAGGTTATTTTGGTTGGTCCAAAACAAACAAAGGCTATTCAAGAGGGTTTAGCAGAAATGAATTTTGATTCTGAACATATTCATGTGTATCAAACAGTGAAAGAAGCGTTTTCGTATGTATATGAACATGCGAATGAACATGATACGATTTTACTGGAGAATGATTTACCGGAAGCCTTTAGTCGTTAA
- the cdaA gene encoding diadenylate cyclase CdaA → MSILSLTNAFQGAWRIIGSVLDILIIWLVIYYSLKVIRTNTRTTQIFKGIFFVIFIDIIAKIIGLKTIQFIADMFINWGFLAIIIIFQPEIRSLLEKLGKSTFFSRFSVMSNDDKSEVVEAIVTAATLLSKDQTGALITLGQSASLENYINTGTKLEAKISAELLTSIFVTSTPLHDGAVIIQGDRVVCASAYFPPTNRVVSSRFGSRHRAAIGISEVTDAITIVISEETGSISIAREGNIETVSPAELRRLLKSIVFNQVTKDNSSAKLNPFNSKMTVNNSGAMTVVEIHDGHEEIYEQSQKDNLDWVAKSAGMKLPHKKEKTKASYPERIKPTLSQEEVERLRDNAIQELDKNKGGKVDE, encoded by the coding sequence ATTGGCTCTGTATTAGATATTTTAATCATTTGGCTTGTGATTTATTATTCCTTAAAAGTCATTCGAACCAACACCAGAACCACGCAGATTTTTAAAGGAATTTTCTTTGTGATTTTCATTGATATTATTGCTAAAATTATTGGTTTAAAAACCATTCAATTTATTGCAGATATGTTTATCAACTGGGGATTTTTGGCTATTATCATTATCTTCCAACCGGAAATTCGCTCTTTACTAGAAAAATTAGGAAAGAGTACTTTCTTTTCGCGCTTTTCGGTAATGTCTAATGATGATAAAAGTGAAGTGGTTGAAGCCATTGTGACGGCTGCGACTCTTTTAAGCAAGGATCAAACGGGTGCTTTAATTACTCTTGGTCAATCGGCCAGTTTAGAAAATTACATTAATACTGGAACGAAACTTGAAGCGAAGATATCAGCTGAATTATTAACCTCCATTTTTGTGACAAGTACACCTTTACACGATGGGGCGGTGATTATTCAGGGTGATAGAGTGGTTTGTGCCAGTGCTTACTTTCCACCAACCAACCGAGTGGTTTCTTCCCGTTTTGGTTCAAGACACAGAGCGGCGATTGGTATTAGTGAAGTAACGGATGCTATTACCATCGTTATCTCAGAAGAAACAGGTTCTATTTCTATTGCAAGAGAAGGTAATATTGAAACCGTTAGTCCGGCGGAATTAAGAAGATTATTGAAGTCAATTGTGTTCAATCAAGTAACAAAGGATAACTCTTCAGCAAAATTAAATCCATTTAACTCTAAGATGACAGTGAATAATAGTGGTGCGATGACTGTTGTTGAAATTCATGATGGTCATGAAGAAATCTATGAACAAAGTCAAAAAGATAATCTCGATTGGGTGGCTAAGTCAGCCGGTATGAAGTTACCACATAAGAAAGAAAAAACGAAAGCGAGTTATCCGGAAAGAATAAAACCAACTCTAAGTCAAGAAGAAGTGGAACGCTTAAGAGATAACGCTATTCAAGAATTAGATAAGAACAAAGGAGGCAAAGTAGATGAATAA
- a CDS encoding alpha/beta fold hydrolase has protein sequence MEKMIEIQNLQARYIDEGQGEAMVLLHGWGQNIEMMAEIRKEFCRKYRVISFDFPGFAQSEAPKVAWSTQDYENWLLELLDKLGVRKAIFVAHSFGGRVAIRLAGDYPERVEKMVLTGAAGIRPKVSWKVRLRTCMYKLGKWYLTKSNQWDKLERYQNSRGSADYRAAKGIMRPTLVKVVNEDLSPLLNKVNCETLLVWGEFDTAAPLWMGEKMEKEMTNATLVVFDKQDHFAYWNEANRFNQVLWAFLGGKTE, from the coding sequence ATGGAAAAAATGATTGAGATACAAAACTTACAAGCTCGCTACATAGATGAAGGTCAAGGAGAGGCGATGGTTCTATTACATGGTTGGGGTCAAAACATTGAGATGATGGCTGAAATTCGTAAAGAATTTTGTCGGAAATATCGTGTAATTTCTTTTGATTTCCCTGGTTTTGCGCAAAGTGAGGCACCAAAGGTAGCTTGGTCAACTCAAGACTATGAAAATTGGTTATTGGAATTATTGGATAAACTTGGGGTACGGAAAGCTATTTTCGTTGCTCACTCTTTTGGTGGTCGTGTTGCGATTCGTTTGGCAGGTGATTACCCGGAGAGAGTCGAAAAAATGGTTTTGACAGGAGCGGCCGGTATTCGCCCGAAGGTTAGCTGGAAGGTTAGGCTTCGCACTTGTATGTATAAACTAGGGAAGTGGTATTTGACCAAATCTAATCAATGGGACAAATTGGAGCGCTATCAAAATTCCCGTGGTTCAGCTGATTATCGAGCGGCGAAAGGTATTATGCGTCCAACATTAGTGAAAGTAGTCAACGAAGATTTATCACCCTTATTGAATAAAGTTAATTGTGAAACTTTATTGGTTTGGGGTGAATTTGATACAGCCGCCCCTTTATGGATGGGAGAAAAAATGGAAAAGGAAATGACGAATGCGACTTTAGTCGTGTTTGATAAACAAGACCATTTTGCGTATTGGAATGAAGCTAATCGATTTAATCAAGTATTGTGGGCATTTTTAGGAGGGAAAACAGAATGA
- the glmM gene encoding phosphoglucosamine mutase, producing MGKYFGTDGIRGKANIGLTVDRAFQVGRYLGYYFSQEKKSKIVIGKDTRLSSDMLESALAAGITSQGCDVYLLGYGPTPVTCYIAHNEDFACGAMISASHNPFYDNGIKIFSTEGIKIPADLEDKIEAFIDGEVELEYATDEKIGKVYNYSEGLEHYKKWIANRFSLDLTGLRIAIDTANGAASYTAKEVLEDLGAKVDAIHMEPNGVNINTHCGSTHPEDMQEMMKKGDYAIGLTFDGDADRQIIVDKNGHLVNGDFVLYLFGKFLRDQAKLVDNTVVTTVMANLGLLKAFEKEGIQMVKTQVGDKYVYEEMCKYNYQVGGEQSGHIIFKEYATTGDGLLTALAVLYVMQETKKSLLELEEGLIIYPQVLKNVRVENKETVLESASLRKAIQESEKRLAGNGRVLVRPSGTEPLLRVMVEAATLEICEQEVEAIISALDI from the coding sequence ATGGGTAAGTATTTTGGAACAGATGGAATTCGCGGTAAAGCGAATATTGGTTTGACAGTGGATCGAGCTTTTCAAGTTGGTCGTTATTTAGGCTATTATTTTAGTCAAGAAAAGAAAAGTAAGATTGTGATTGGAAAGGATACGCGTCTTTCTAGTGATATGTTGGAAAGTGCTTTGGCGGCCGGTATTACATCCCAAGGTTGTGATGTATATTTGTTGGGCTATGGTCCAACACCGGTGACCTGTTATATAGCACACAATGAGGATTTCGCTTGTGGAGCCATGATCAGTGCTTCTCATAATCCTTTCTATGATAATGGAATTAAGATTTTCTCAACGGAAGGTATTAAAATTCCGGCTGATTTGGAAGATAAAATTGAAGCTTTCATTGATGGAGAAGTCGAACTTGAATATGCAACAGATGAAAAAATTGGTAAAGTCTACAACTATAGTGAGGGCTTGGAACATTATAAAAAATGGATTGCCAATCGTTTCTCTTTGGATTTAACAGGCTTGCGTATTGCTATTGATACAGCTAATGGAGCTGCTTCTTATACGGCTAAAGAAGTTTTAGAGGATTTAGGAGCCAAGGTAGATGCTATCCATATGGAACCAAATGGTGTGAACATCAATACCCATTGTGGTTCGACACATCCTGAAGATATGCAAGAAATGATGAAGAAGGGTGACTATGCTATTGGTCTAACTTTTGATGGTGATGCCGACCGACAAATCATTGTGGATAAGAATGGTCATTTGGTCAATGGTGATTTTGTTTTGTATTTATTTGGCAAGTTCTTAAGAGATCAAGCCAAGCTGGTGGATAATACCGTTGTTACGACGGTTATGGCAAACCTCGGTTTACTCAAAGCCTTTGAAAAAGAAGGGATTCAAATGGTTAAGACACAAGTTGGGGATAAATATGTTTATGAAGAAATGTGTAAATATAATTACCAAGTTGGTGGGGAACAATCCGGTCATATTATTTTCAAGGAATATGCGACAACCGGAGATGGTCTATTAACAGCTTTAGCTGTTCTTTATGTGATGCAAGAAACTAAGAAGTCTTTATTAGAATTGGAAGAAGGTTTGATTATTTATCCACAAGTTCTAAAGAATGTGCGTGTGGAAAATAAGGAAACGGTTTTAGAAAGTGCTTCCTTACGCAAAGCCATTCAAGAAAGTGAAAAACGCTTAGCGGGTAATGGTCGTGTTTTAGTTCGTCCTTCGGGAACAGAACCATTATTACGAGTGATGGTGGAAGCTGCTACTTTAGAAATTTGTGAACAAGAGGTTGAAGCTATTATTTCAGCTTTAGATATATAA
- a CDS encoding type II toxin-antitoxin system PemK/MazF family toxin has protein sequence MNRRVQLFHGNIYIYNEADIGMYLCDTNLKNRVCFVPLDEDDGKSNTIKINTLRKVVFLDDFEEIDRSAIKEPLKLHGANVQVPYTQYLLISEYVLTKLFHKTADTYNKLSHLRFNSIEKENYILTEDYYKYLSWFDFKTKLQFQINLKKQPSIMVRGVYWAELGRNLGSELEKLRPVLVLRKNVSTSNPNLSSYTVIPFTSQDSANKYWSNYRIKVDGKNNYIKINDMQRISIKRIKGSFIKRDGTPLFINEYQMHKVKSLIHRYYVKGEKTQKSATNKQ, from the coding sequence ATGAATAGACGAGTTCAACTCTTTCACGGAAACATATATATCTATAACGAGGCAGACATCGGTATGTATCTGTGTGACACGAACTTAAAAAATAGAGTATGTTTTGTTCCGCTTGACGAGGATGACGGAAAGTCAAACACAATCAAAATTAACACATTGCGAAAGGTTGTATTTTTGGATGATTTTGAAGAGATTGACCGTTCCGCAATTAAAGAACCATTAAAATTACACGGAGCGAATGTGCAAGTCCCTTATACACAATATCTGCTAATATCCGAGTATGTTCTGACAAAGTTGTTTCACAAAACAGCGGACACGTATAACAAGCTGTCGCACTTACGTTTCAATAGTATTGAGAAAGAGAATTACATACTAACCGAAGATTACTATAAGTATCTATCTTGGTTTGACTTTAAGACAAAATTGCAATTTCAAATAAACTTAAAAAAACAACCAAGTATCATGGTACGTGGTGTATATTGGGCGGAACTAGGGCGGAACCTAGGTTCAGAGTTGGAAAAGTTACGACCTGTTTTGGTATTGAGAAAGAATGTATCAACCTCTAACCCAAACCTATCGAGCTACACAGTTATACCGTTTACCTCGCAGGATTCCGCAAACAAATATTGGTCTAACTATCGGATAAAAGTTGATGGCAAGAATAACTACATTAAAATCAATGACATGCAGCGGATAAGTATCAAGCGAATTAAAGGCTCTTTTATCAAAAGGGACGGTACGCCTTTGTTTATCAACGAATATCAAATGCACAAAGTTAAAAGTCTTATACATAGATATTATGTCAAAGGCGAGAAAACGCAGAAAAGCGCCACCAATAAACAGTAG
- a CDS encoding YbbR-like domain-containing protein, with amino-acid sequence MNKDKKTRFPSLTSRLKEKRKSLSNHSNTYEKKLASVLSAISSGFDKFLFNKKYPKLVAFLLAALLFSLVNLSDISKLYASTLKTSRTVNGVKVVANYNRDNFELSGLPSSANVILSGDATSLSGTNVANGNVVANLSDLSEGQHTVRLTTEGYGDNLDAVVDPTTVVVTLKKKTTQAFNVSYEFIHTSKMDPKLSLGTPELSKNKVNVRASQDTLNSIAFVKAFIDVSGKSETFSQEAHLVAYNSKGQPVEADIIPQTVSVKVPVTNNHKTVPIKLKIKGDIPNNKAIESVQLAQETVTIYGSEEVLKTIEQVEVGVNGENLTEDATLLRPLELPAGVSSASLEQVSMNIKLGDMVTRKIENVPINYRNNTNGYKVTQANHKTTTTVIVKGTESNVNQEKAEDIYVYIDLANAKPGLQDFALKVDAPKNKLVTYQLTENNYNLNVIGDK; translated from the coding sequence ATGAATAAAGATAAAAAAACAAGATTCCCTTCTTTAACTTCTCGTTTAAAAGAAAAAAGAAAATCTTTATCCAATCATTCCAATACCTACGAAAAAAAGCTGGCGAGTGTTTTATCGGCTATTTCTTCTGGCTTTGATAAGTTTTTGTTCAATAAGAAATACCCTAAATTAGTGGCTTTTCTGTTGGCTGCTCTTTTGTTTAGCCTGGTGAATTTAAGTGATATATCAAAGCTGTACGCTTCTACTTTAAAGACCTCAAGAACGGTGAATGGGGTAAAGGTGGTCGCTAACTATAATCGTGATAATTTTGAATTATCCGGTTTACCAAGCAGTGCAAACGTTATTTTATCGGGAGATGCAACCAGCTTAAGTGGTACTAATGTAGCGAATGGGAATGTGGTTGCTAATTTAAGTGATTTAAGTGAAGGACAACACACCGTTCGATTAACGACCGAAGGTTATGGAGATAATTTGGATGCGGTTGTTGATCCAACCACAGTTGTTGTGACACTTAAGAAAAAAACAACGCAAGCCTTTAATGTTTCCTATGAATTTATCCATACATCCAAAATGGATCCTAAGTTAAGCTTAGGGACACCGGAGTTATCCAAAAACAAAGTGAATGTGCGTGCTTCTCAAGATACCTTGAATTCTATTGCATTTGTGAAGGCTTTTATTGATGTTTCAGGTAAAAGTGAAACCTTTAGCCAAGAAGCGCATTTGGTGGCTTATAACAGCAAAGGACAGCCCGTGGAAGCCGATATTATTCCCCAAACCGTTTCGGTAAAGGTGCCAGTCACAAATAATCATAAGACAGTTCCAATTAAACTTAAAATTAAGGGTGATATTCCTAATAATAAAGCCATCGAAAGTGTTCAATTAGCCCAAGAAACCGTCACGATTTATGGTAGTGAAGAAGTTTTAAAAACAATTGAACAGGTTGAAGTGGGGGTAAATGGTGAAAACCTAACTGAAGATGCGACCCTTCTTCGTCCTTTGGAATTACCGGCCGGGGTTAGTTCAGCTTCATTAGAACAGGTTTCTATGAATATTAAATTAGGAGATATGGTCACTCGTAAAATTGAGAATGTTCCAATCAATTATCGCAATAATACCAATGGTTATAAAGTCACTCAAGCTAACCACAAAACAACCACAACCGTGATTGTTAAGGGAACAGAGAGTAATGTTAATCAAGAAAAGGCAGAGGATATTTACGTTTATATTGACTTAGCGAATGCGAAGCCCGGCTTGCAAGACTTTGCATTAAAGGTAGATGCCCCTAAAAATAAGCTAGTAACCTATCAATTAACAGAGAATAATTACAACCTCAATGTGATTGGTGATAAATAA
- a CDS encoding sensor histidine kinase KdpD, with protein sequence MKRFRLWAKYFSLTQQFISLLFILSLILVIGLATLVWPNIHFSASHDLQKTFATIEEAIQEAKVDHQSTLYLPWGSYVYEKEGTMWKAYSKNEPNLYQPEQYHQKSVRIDGQEYRIYIDKEAIPDVEKRVGESLNIINMLVLGLFMMAMLIWLSSLIYRLYRIRVHIRHVKLNEPSPLKITHHDEIGAISQALVEMEETLSKQSREKEEMIQNISHDLKTPIATIKSYAEAIQDGVYPYGTLEESVAVIQDHANRLEKKVKSLLLLNRYGYLAEKETEAITDLEPLIDSVVISLKAIRSDIEFIVDSENVSFKGEEEPWRNVISNLLDNALRYAKSEIRIYLRKNELRIENDGPTIPKEKLSDLFNPYVKGKDGQFGLGLAIVDRVSQGYGYHARAYNTSNGVGFEIKGKEIRTRV encoded by the coding sequence ATGAAACGCTTTCGTCTATGGGCAAAGTATTTTTCTTTAACCCAACAATTTATTTCTCTTTTATTTATATTGAGTTTGATTTTAGTGATTGGCTTAGCAACTTTAGTTTGGCCCAACATCCATTTTAGTGCATCTCATGATTTGCAAAAAACCTTTGCGACAATAGAAGAAGCCATTCAGGAAGCGAAAGTAGACCATCAAAGTACTTTGTATTTACCATGGGGTAGTTATGTCTATGAAAAAGAAGGGACAATGTGGAAAGCGTATTCAAAGAATGAGCCAAATCTCTATCAGCCTGAGCAATATCATCAAAAGTCAGTTCGCATAGATGGTCAAGAATATCGTATTTACATTGATAAAGAAGCTATTCCAGATGTTGAAAAACGAGTGGGGGAGTCTCTCAATATTATCAATATGCTGGTATTGGGGCTTTTCATGATGGCTATGTTGATATGGTTATCTTCTCTTATTTATCGTTTGTATCGCATTCGTGTGCATATTCGCCATGTGAAATTGAATGAGCCATCACCATTAAAAATAACCCACCACGATGAAATAGGTGCCATTTCTCAAGCTTTAGTGGAAATGGAAGAAACCTTATCCAAACAATCACGTGAAAAAGAGGAAATGATTCAAAATATTTCTCATGATTTAAAGACGCCAATTGCGACGATTAAATCTTATGCGGAAGCGATTCAAGATGGTGTATATCCTTATGGAACCTTAGAAGAATCGGTAGCGGTTATTCAAGACCATGCGAACCGTTTGGAAAAGAAAGTGAAGAGTTTGTTATTATTAAATCGATATGGTTATTTGGCAGAGAAAGAAACAGAAGCAATAACGGATTTGGAACCTTTAATTGATAGTGTTGTGATTTCTCTAAAAGCCATCCGTTCGGATATTGAATTTATTGTAGATAGTGAAAATGTAAGCTTCAAAGGAGAGGAAGAACCTTGGCGAAATGTGATTTCTAATCTTTTGGATAATGCTTTACGCTATGCGAAAAGTGAGATTCGTATTTATTTAAGAAAGAATGAACTACGAATTGAAAATGATGGTCCAACTATTCCAAAAGAAAAATTAAGTGATCTTTTTAATCCTTATGTAAAAGGCAAAGATGGTCAATTTGGCTTGGGTCTAGCAATTGTGGATCGCGTCAGTCAAGGCTATGGCTATCATGCTAGGGCATATAATACTTCCAATGGGGTTGGCTTTGAAATAAAAGGAAAAGAAATTAGAACTAGGGTATAA
- a CDS encoding response regulator transcription factor, translated as MKKIIAVVEDEKDLNELVSRYLEKEGFQVVSFLDYDHAYQYLENHTVHLWVLDIMLKDKSGFDLMDEIRNRDNKTPVIFMSARDQEFDRILGLEKGSDDYITKPFSPKELVLRVLNVMKRSYPDSKSIEVDGYQIDGEKRIVKRGDEEIELTTKEFELLILFVEHKGIAFSREQILAQVWDDNYFGSDRVVDDTLRRLRKKCPDLSIHTIYGYGYRLG; from the coding sequence ATGAAAAAAATAATCGCTGTTGTAGAAGATGAAAAAGATTTAAACGAACTTGTTTCTCGTTATTTAGAGAAAGAAGGTTTTCAAGTTGTTTCGTTCTTGGATTATGACCATGCTTATCAATACCTAGAAAATCATACGGTTCATCTATGGGTATTGGATATTATGTTGAAAGATAAATCAGGCTTTGACTTGATGGATGAAATTCGTAATCGTGATAATAAAACACCGGTCATTTTTATGTCTGCTCGTGATCAAGAGTTTGACCGTATCTTAGGTTTGGAAAAAGGAAGTGATGATTATATTACAAAACCTTTTTCACCAAAAGAATTGGTTTTACGTGTATTGAATGTGATGAAACGCTCTTATCCGGATAGTAAGAGTATTGAAGTGGATGGCTATCAGATTGATGGAGAAAAACGCATTGTTAAGCGTGGTGATGAAGAAATCGAATTAACAACTAAAGAATTTGAATTGTTAATTTTATTTGTGGAACACAAAGGGATTGCGTTCTCGCGTGAACAAATCCTAGCGCAAGTTTGGGATGATAATTACTTTGGTTCGGATCGAGTGGTGGATGATACCTTAAGAAGATTGCGTAAAAAGTGTCCTGATTTAAGTATTCACACCATCTATGGCTATGGGTATCGTCTAGGATGA
- a CDS encoding site-specific integrase, with translation MIRYDEKRKTYYVQIETKDPVSGKRKTGKKRGFALKREAKQYETELINNVANNKSTDYTFGKMVDLYIESIEGLQSTKDTKRKVYINHCKKFYDTPISKITKASLMEWANNLKSSSLSRLTINRIIGSVCSVFGYADKIYDIKDISSIMTLKKKTSNDIKEMETWTIQEFEQFENAIDNPLYRAFFHTLFWTGARRGEILALQCDDFRKNELDINKSIKHFKNGFIPLKNANSKRTIKIDTNTIDILKELKGKYKKGFLFGGNSSLSITVVQKQFKKAIKKSGVKEIRLHDLRHSHATILINNGVNIVAVSKRLGHSDINTTLRVYTHLLQKTDEKMMETINELAKTK, from the coding sequence ATGATTAGATATGATGAAAAGAGAAAAACATATTATGTTCAAATAGAAACTAAAGACCCCGTTTCAGGAAAAAGAAAGACCGGAAAAAAACGTGGGTTTGCTTTGAAGCGTGAAGCAAAACAGTATGAAACAGAACTAATAAATAATGTAGCCAATAACAAGTCCACTGATTATACTTTCGGAAAAATGGTGGATTTATACATCGAATCAATAGAGGGTTTGCAATCCACTAAGGATACAAAAAGAAAGGTATATATAAATCATTGTAAAAAATTCTATGATACCCCCATTTCAAAAATCACAAAAGCTAGCTTGATGGAATGGGCAAATAACCTAAAATCTAGTTCACTGTCCAGATTAACAATAAATAGAATTATAGGTTCTGTTTGTTCTGTATTTGGATATGCCGATAAAATATATGACATTAAAGACATATCCAGCATAATGACATTAAAAAAGAAAACTTCTAACGACATAAAAGAAATGGAAACTTGGACGATACAAGAATTTGAACAATTTGAAAATGCGATTGATAATCCTTTGTATCGTGCTTTTTTCCATACTTTATTTTGGACAGGTGCACGTCGTGGAGAGATATTAGCCTTACAGTGCGATGATTTTAGAAAGAATGAGTTAGATATCAATAAAAGCATAAAACACTTCAAAAACGGCTTTATTCCGTTAAAGAATGCTAATTCGAAGAGAACTATAAAGATAGATACTAATACAATAGATATTTTGAAAGAGCTAAAAGGCAAATATAAGAAAGGTTTTTTATTTGGCGGTAATAGTTCTTTATCTATAACAGTAGTACAAAAGCAGTTTAAGAAAGCTATTAAAAAGTCAGGTGTAAAAGAAATAAGATTGCATGATTTAAGGCATAGCCACGCTACTATTTTAATCAATAATGGGGTAAATATTGTAGCTGTATCCAAACGACTAGGACACTCCGACATTAATACAACCCTAAGGGTATATACTCATTTATTACAAAAGACAGATGAAAAGATGATGGAAACAATCAATGAATTAGCAAAAACGAAATAA